A stretch of Methanococcus voltae DNA encodes these proteins:
- a CDS encoding ASKHA domain-containing protein produces MAIITIINPNIKNNTLNCSFGDLLLNILQKNDLKIESPCGGAGTCGKCKVKVLNQNEKNISKPTVEELNYLSKDELNAGIRLSCLTTVYGDLTIDLLKDANISNNEESSSHKILAEGYIPNFDYNPNIIKISCPLSKNTLKLMDIDYLKNKNIKTFENVLLNLIKEYLIDNSSNIKKLNKTNKTNKKILNNDINNLNFTVNLNDLQLMASIQKLSEILSNNLFDDQKIYVDAIFSENELLGIEIRGNNSNTSNTSNNSNNLTNTFENSKYYGIAIDIGTTTLVASLIDITTGNELCSESRINPQKQYGLDVLSRIDFAKKNDNGLKLLHNSIIDCINEMIAELSKKQGISNELIYEIAISANTTMLHFLLNIDAKTIGKSPYLPIFLNSKYLKSSDLNINISKFGRVYCLPGVSGYIGSDIVAGVEVSNLGNTDKLVLFIDIGTNGEIVLSNKGKLSACSCAAGPALEGMNISCGMRAANGAIEGFKIKEDNSTPEINVIGNSEPLGICGSGILDIISEINKAGLINKTGRIKSPNMVNELYKDMILEKDGKRAILIYNSKNKDSKEIYISQNDIRQVQLAKAAIVSGFEALLAELSVSMQDLDEVIIAGQFGKHLSEESLAGSGIIPKELKNKVRYIGNSSKIGALMCLLSKESRKNMENVANKIEYCELSTKEGYEDLFIKALNFNK; encoded by the coding sequence ATGGCAATAATTACAATAATTAATCCCAATATAAAAAATAATACTTTAAACTGTAGTTTTGGAGATTTACTTTTAAATATCTTACAAAAAAATGATTTAAAGATTGAAAGTCCTTGTGGTGGTGCAGGAACTTGTGGGAAATGCAAAGTTAAAGTTTTAAATCAAAATGAGAAAAATATTTCAAAACCAACCGTTGAAGAGTTAAATTATCTTTCAAAAGACGAATTAAATGCAGGAATTCGTTTAAGCTGTTTAACTACCGTATATGGCGATTTAACTATCGATTTACTCAAAGATGCAAATATTTCAAACAATGAAGAAAGTAGTTCTCATAAAATACTGGCTGAAGGTTATATTCCAAATTTCGACTATAATCCTAATATAATAAAAATATCTTGCCCTTTATCCAAAAATACCTTAAAATTAATGGATATAGATTATTTAAAGAATAAAAATATCAAAACTTTTGAAAATGTTCTGTTAAATTTGATTAAAGAGTATTTAATTGATAATTCAAGCAACATAAAAAAACTAAACAAAACAAACAAAACAAACAAAAAAATATTAAATAATGATATTAATAATTTAAATTTTACTGTTAATTTAAATGATTTGCAATTAATGGCATCAATACAAAAATTATCAGAAATATTGTCTAATAATTTATTCGATGACCAAAAAATATACGTTGATGCAATTTTTTCAGAAAATGAATTATTGGGTATAGAAATTAGGGGAAATAACTCAAATACCTCAAATACTTCAAATAATTCAAATAATCTAACTAATACCTTTGAAAACTCAAAATATTATGGTATAGCCATAGACATTGGAACAACAACCTTAGTGGCTTCATTAATTGATATAACTACTGGAAATGAATTATGTTCTGAAAGTAGGATTAATCCTCAAAAACAATATGGTTTAGACGTTCTTTCAAGAATTGATTTTGCTAAAAAGAATGATAATGGATTAAAATTATTACATAACAGTATAATAGACTGTATAAATGAAATGATAGCTGAGTTATCTAAAAAACAAGGTATATCTAACGAATTAATTTATGAAATTGCTATATCTGCAAATACTACTATGTTACACTTTTTACTTAACATAGATGCTAAAACAATAGGTAAATCTCCTTATTTGCCAATATTTTTAAATTCTAAGTATTTAAAATCAAGTGATTTGAATATTAATATTTCAAAATTTGGTAGAGTTTATTGTTTACCTGGAGTTTCAGGATATATTGGTTCTGATATCGTAGCAGGCGTAGAAGTTTCTAATTTAGGTAATACTGATAAATTAGTGCTTTTTATAGATATTGGCACTAATGGAGAAATAGTTTTATCTAACAAAGGTAAATTATCCGCTTGTTCGTGTGCAGCAGGTCCTGCACTTGAAGGTATGAATATAAGCTGCGGTATGCGAGCAGCGAATGGTGCAATCGAAGGTTTCAAAATAAAAGAAGATAATTCAACACCGGAAATAAACGTAATTGGAAATTCTGAACCATTGGGGATTTGTGGTAGCGGAATATTGGATATAATTTCAGAAATCAATAAAGCTGGTTTAATAAATAAAACGGGACGTATAAAATCACCTAATATGGTAAATGAACTATATAAAGATATGATACTAGAAAAAGATGGTAAAAGGGCAATATTAATTTATAATTCAAAAAATAAAGATTCTAAAGAAATTTATATTTCTCAGAATGACATTAGACAAGTGCAACTGGCTAAAGCAGCGATAGTTTCAGGTTTTGAGGCACTATTGGCTGAATTAAGTGTTTCAATGCAAGATTTGGATGAAGTAATAATTGCAGGTCAATTTGGAAAACACCTCAGTGAAGAGAGTCTCGCAGGTAGTGGGATTATTCCAAAGGAATTGAAAAATAAGGTTCGTTATATCGGTAATTCTTCAAAAATAGGTGCTTTAATGTGTTTATTGTCTAAAGAATCTCGCAAAAATATGGAAAATGTTGCCAATAAAATAGAATATTGTGAATTATCTACAAAAGAAGGTTATGAAGATTTATTCATTAAAGCATTAAATTTTAACAAGTAA
- the ehaA gene encoding energy-converting NiFe hydrogenase A subunit EhaA gives MIELFVIAVLVSMVVAYLLKLKISYDMNSFEPTVLFPTPFIAVGLTAIMHKFIELDVVVVVSIGIISAIFSKYVNKIF, from the coding sequence ATGATAGAATTATTTGTTATAGCAGTTTTGGTTTCAATGGTCGTTGCATATTTATTGAAGCTAAAAATTAGTTATGATATGAATTCTTTCGAACCTACAGTATTATTTCCTACTCCATTCATTGCTGTTGGTTTGACTGCAATAATGCACAAATTTATTGAGTTAGATGTGGTTGTTGTGGTATCTATAGGAATTATTTCCGCCATATTCTCAAAATATGTTAATAAAATCTTTTAA
- a CDS encoding helix-turn-helix transcriptional regulator has product MNKKDLAYVVILAGSVFSISILLFSKGITSVSVAIGNGDPVAIATPQMYPLNEVIMMLALSVIATNCFSKLTCIGDIKYELIKSLDNKYAKNEEINEKIHNINSQNDYISEMGNKTVDLDYFEEEPSYIEFEEDIKVEEINEIEKNSEHIILNNSVDENISNKKYMNYDNNVENQKIDILKNEEVKSKEINEEKKEKKEEKRFRISNEKLKNLKEDELKIYNLLYESENKELLQNKIVLETGLSKVKVSRTIRKLELYGIVVRKPYGNTNRISLKCYE; this is encoded by the coding sequence ATGAACAAAAAAGATTTGGCATATGTAGTTATACTTGCAGGTTCGGTATTCTCCATATCCATATTGTTGTTTTCAAAAGGGATTACTTCTGTTTCGGTAGCCATAGGTAATGGAGACCCTGTAGCAATTGCTACACCACAAATGTATCCACTTAATGAAGTAATAATGATGTTAGCGCTTTCAGTAATTGCTACAAACTGCTTTTCAAAACTTACCTGTATTGGAGATATTAAATATGAATTAATAAAAAGTTTAGACAACAAATATGCCAAAAATGAAGAAATTAACGAAAAAATTCATAATATAAACAGCCAAAACGATTACATTTCTGAAATGGGAAATAAAACTGTAGATTTAGACTATTTTGAAGAAGAACCGTCATATATCGAATTTGAAGAAGACATTAAAGTTGAAGAAATTAACGAAATTGAAAAAAATAGCGAACATATCATATTAAATAATTCTGTTGATGAAAACATTTCAAATAAAAAATATATGAATTACGATAATAATGTTGAAAATCAAAAAATAGATATTCTCAAAAATGAAGAAGTTAAATCGAAAGAAATTAATGAAGAGAAAAAAGAAAAAAAAGAAGAAAAAAGATTTAGAATTAGTAATGAAAAATTAAAGAATTTAAAAGAAGATGAATTAAAAATATATAATTTATTATACGAAAGTGAAAATAAAGAATTATTGCAAAATAAAATAGTTTTAGAAACTGGACTCTCGAAAGTAAAGGTTTCGAGAACCATTAGAAAGTTGGAATTATATGGAATAGTAGTCAGAAAACCCTATGGCAACACTAATCGAATATCATTAAAATGTTATGAATAA
- a CDS encoding ZPR1 zinc finger domain-containing protein, whose amino-acid sequence MESNDKNIKSRINQVNVMDCPICHAENSLKIITQELEIPYFGKVIETTLYCSNCNYKKSDIFPSEVKEPKRFILKISEEYDLNKRVIRGSTGHILIPELGFEVSPGPASEAYVSNVEGVITRLEDALKTLMGWAEDENEIIKAKELVVKLEEVKQGKLTITLIIEDPLGHSAIIGDGVVEEDLTDEEIAKLTHDVAIMENGVHE is encoded by the coding sequence ATGGAATCAAATGATAAAAACATTAAAAGTAGAATTAATCAAGTTAACGTTATGGATTGCCCAATTTGTCATGCTGAAAACAGTTTGAAGATAATAACCCAGGAGTTAGAAATACCTTATTTTGGAAAGGTTATCGAAACCACATTATATTGTAGTAATTGCAACTATAAAAAAAGCGATATTTTCCCATCGGAAGTTAAAGAACCTAAAAGGTTTATTTTAAAAATAAGCGAAGAATATGACTTAAACAAGAGGGTCATTAGAGGTTCCACGGGTCATATTTTAATTCCCGAGCTTGGCTTTGAAGTTTCACCAGGACCTGCTTCAGAAGCGTATGTTTCTAATGTAGAAGGCGTTATTACACGGTTAGAAGATGCACTAAAGACACTTATGGGTTGGGCAGAAGATGAAAATGAGATAATCAAAGCTAAAGAACTTGTTGTTAAATTGGAAGAAGTGAAACAAGGTAAATTAACCATTACGTTAATAATCGAGGACCCATTAGGACATAGTGCAATAATTGGAGATGGCGTAGTTGAAGAAGATTTAACAGATGAAGAAATAGCAAAATTAACCCACGACGTTGCAATTATGGAAAATGGCGTCCACGAATAA
- a CDS encoding proton-conducting transporter membrane subunit, with translation MVFSTISGFLYGIIPLGDIRFYVTDFSIIGFIVSIIFTILVYFSKPEKQVVAQFGNFGDKYNYVTPNELKIRRLMSVICGIATAFAMLTGDIFNFALFLAVIGLSNIGIVAAVKKEWVLNAAFHYGIIAMISSLPLFGAAALILAKSGTLSILELAKQHNNLLFQKAIYAIGMVGETGVAPFYAAKAEMFRAPGAPYILMIHLSSLLVIIRTVEILLTIS, from the coding sequence ATGGTGTTTAGTACAATTTCTGGGTTTCTCTACGGAATTATACCGCTTGGCGATATCCGGTTTTATGTAACTGATTTCTCAATAATAGGTTTTATAGTTTCTATTATTTTTACAATATTAGTTTACTTCTCAAAACCAGAAAAACAAGTCGTAGCGCAGTTTGGTAATTTTGGAGATAAGTATAATTACGTAACCCCTAATGAATTAAAGATTAGAAGATTAATGTCTGTAATTTGTGGTATTGCAACAGCTTTTGCAATGTTAACGGGGGATATATTTAATTTTGCCCTGTTTTTGGCAGTTATTGGATTATCTAACATAGGTATTGTAGCAGCAGTAAAAAAAGAATGGGTTTTGAACGCAGCTTTCCATTATGGAATTATAGCGATGATTTCATCATTGCCATTGTTTGGTGCGGCAGCTTTGATATTGGCAAAATCTGGTACTTTATCAATCTTGGAACTGGCAAAACAACATAATAATTTGTTATTTCAAAAGGCAATCTACGCAATAGGTATGGTTGGAGAAACTGGTGTTGCACCATTTTATGCAGCTAAAGCAGAGATGTTTAGAGCTCCAGGAGCTCCCTATATCCTTATGATACACTTGTCATCGTTATTGGTGATTATTAGAACTGTTGAAATTTTATTGACAATATCTTAA
- a CDS encoding uroporphyrinogen decarboxylase family protein has product MDMDVKSDKKTDFKCISDNFETIPDLIAKNFEFPKAHTNLEDMINLSKAMKDSKKDIFCRVPFCNTVEAEAFGAIIKLGDNKYGPRVEKYIINSNEELANFETLVDLTMRKGRITNVLSAVNNLSASGEYVILNICGPFTVISALMDPKIFYKEIRKNPENAKKLIDYIEQGIINYMIEGVKNGAKIISYSDSVGTLDIVGPRIFKNYSGISNKRIIEQYKLKLAELSDFNEYNVILHVCGKLSSSFENTEIYTHYPITMDSNGKNYGEILLDILNTCNNIGSDVNVLGNACIKKTSSKSKNSTIYKLK; this is encoded by the coding sequence ATGGATATGGATGTTAAAAGTGATAAAAAAACTGATTTTAAATGTATTAGTGATAATTTCGAAACAATACCTGATTTAATCGCTAAAAATTTTGAATTCCCCAAAGCCCATACGAATCTTGAAGATATGATTAACTTATCGAAAGCGATGAAAGATTCTAAAAAAGATATTTTTTGTAGAGTTCCATTTTGTAATACTGTTGAAGCTGAAGCATTTGGTGCTATTATTAAATTAGGTGATAATAAGTATGGCCCCCGAGTTGAAAAGTATATAATAAATTCAAATGAAGAATTGGCTAATTTTGAGACTTTGGTGGATTTGACTATGCGAAAAGGTAGGATAACTAACGTTTTGTCTGCAGTAAATAACTTATCTGCTTCCGGAGAGTATGTTATTTTAAATATTTGTGGTCCTTTTACGGTTATTTCAGCTTTAATGGACCCTAAAATATTTTATAAGGAAATTAGAAAAAATCCGGAAAATGCAAAAAAATTAATAGATTATATCGAGCAAGGTATTATAAATTATATGATTGAAGGCGTTAAAAATGGTGCTAAAATTATATCGTACTCTGATTCCGTAGGTACTTTGGACATAGTAGGACCAAGAATTTTTAAAAATTATAGTGGAATATCCAATAAAAGAATAATTGAGCAATATAAATTAAAATTAGCGGAATTATCTGATTTTAACGAATATAATGTGATATTACACGTTTGCGGTAAATTATCTTCTTCTTTCGAAAATACGGAAATTTATACTCACTATCCTATTACTATGGATAGCAATGGTAAAAATTATGGGGAAATTCTATTGGATATCTTAAATACTTGCAATAATATTGGTTCCGACGTTAATGTATTAGGTAATGCTTGTATTAAAAAAACAAGTTCTAAATCAAAAAATAGTACAATTTATAAATTAAAATAG
- a CDS encoding CobW family GTP-binding protein, with translation MNKIKIDVISGYLGSGKTTFIQKLIKSTENERIVIIENEFGDIGIDGDILRDKGLDVVELEKGCICCTLKLNFLKSLNNIIEYMKPTRIIVEPTGMGLLSQIIGIVLDENNEDIKNNCKLNSAITIIDGENYLEQVELFGDFFNDQIKNANKLIISKSQYISQEDLDDIVGSLRETNNNAVIISENWDSIDLDKFLKIIDESNEKISRELYVGDVHKAMQGVSSVLVKFNNPLNMESFKNAVNELKTNKYGLIMRGKGFINYLDEKNPEIQRYAEFNYVGSNYEFENLNTKKSSEICIIGKELDEKEILNLFNFN, from the coding sequence ATGAATAAAATAAAAATAGACGTTATTTCTGGATATTTAGGTTCTGGTAAAACTACATTCATACAAAAATTGATTAAATCTACTGAAAATGAGCGAATTGTAATTATTGAAAATGAATTTGGGGATATAGGAATTGATGGAGATATATTAAGAGATAAAGGTTTAGATGTAGTAGAACTTGAAAAAGGATGTATTTGTTGTACTTTGAAATTAAACTTTTTAAAATCGCTTAATAATATTATCGAATACATGAAACCTACAAGAATCATCGTAGAACCTACAGGAATGGGTCTTTTAAGTCAAATAATAGGTATAGTCCTTGATGAAAATAACGAAGATATTAAAAATAATTGCAAGTTGAATTCTGCAATTACTATAATCGACGGTGAAAATTACCTGGAACAAGTGGAATTGTTTGGAGATTTCTTCAATGACCAAATAAAAAATGCCAACAAGTTAATTATTAGTAAATCTCAATATATATCTCAAGAAGACTTAGATGATATTGTAGGGTCTTTAAGAGAGACAAATAACAATGCAGTAATCATTTCTGAAAATTGGGATTCCATTGATTTAGATAAATTTTTGAAAATCATCGACGAAAGTAATGAAAAAATTTCCCGTGAGTTGTATGTGGGGGATGTTCATAAAGCGATGCAAGGAGTTTCAAGCGTTTTGGTTAAATTTAATAATCCATTAAATATGGAATCTTTTAAAAACGCCGTAAATGAATTAAAAACCAATAAATATGGTCTAATTATGAGGGGAAAAGGATTTATTAATTATTTAGATGAAAAAAATCCTGAAATTCAACGTTATGCCGAATTTAATTATGTGGGAAGTAACTATGAATTTGAAAATTTAAATACCAAGAAATCTTCTGAAATTTGCATAATTGGCAAAGAATTGGATGAAAAAGAAATATTGAACTTATTTAATTTTAATTAA
- a CDS encoding helix-turn-helix domain-containing protein — MYSKLNIIERVILLDPKYIKVFRNKLKITQSKLAEESGVSQSHLSMLEKGKREIGEAHAAALTLGLLKSSNALSKEDPISYLLDVLSLTKLESAIVQFIYDITHEKDHKCRQEVEGYPVYIIDKKYFSEELKKRVDVIEIEKIDFFRGKMKIEGKHFDKKEVVLLDCADIRRLEKKVSNTLKNKTIIQIFPKSELPPIYSCRGDCIILHCW; from the coding sequence ATGTATTCTAAGCTTAATATTATTGAAAGAGTAATTTTACTCGACCCCAAATACATTAAAGTATTTAGAAATAAATTAAAAATAACTCAATCTAAATTGGCAGAAGAAAGCGGAGTAAGTCAGTCGCATTTAAGTATGTTGGAAAAAGGTAAAAGAGAGATAGGTGAAGCTCATGCAGCAGCTTTAACATTGGGTTTGTTAAAATCCTCTAATGCACTATCTAAAGAAGACCCTATTTCTTATTTGTTAGATGTACTATCGCTTACTAAGTTGGAATCTGCAATTGTTCAATTTATATATGATATTACTCATGAAAAAGACCACAAGTGTCGTCAAGAAGTAGAAGGATACCCCGTTTACATAATAGATAAGAAATATTTTTCTGAAGAATTGAAAAAAAGAGTTGACGTAATTGAAATTGAAAAAATAGATTTTTTCAGGGGTAAGATGAAAATAGAAGGTAAACACTTTGATAAAAAGGAAGTGGTACTTTTAGATTGTGCAGATATTCGAAGATTGGAAAAAAAAGTTTCTAATACCTTGAAAAATAAAACTATCATTCAAATATTCCCAAAATCAGAACTTCCTCCCATATACTCTTGCAGGGGCGACTGTATAATATTACACTGTTGGTAA
- a CDS encoding DUF2108 domain-containing protein, with amino-acid sequence MELLAIIAIACCLLGGIGTIVHTDNINKIIMFALLETGLIGLIVSFRYLDVAIVSSLLEPIGTVILLLGIVKYEYILKNKKKYSKEIPVLTK; translated from the coding sequence ATGGAACTATTGGCTATAATTGCAATTGCCTGCTGTTTGCTTGGTGGCATTGGTACTATAGTTCACACAGACAATATTAATAAAATAATAATGTTTGCACTATTGGAAACTGGATTAATCGGCTTAATCGTTTCTTTTAGGTATTTAGACGTAGCAATTGTATCTTCTCTATTAGAACCAATTGGTACGGTCATCCTTTTATTAGGTATTGTAAAATACGAATATATTTTGAAAAATAAGAAAAAATATTCAAAAGAAATTCCTGTATTGACTAAATAA
- a CDS encoding EhaF family protein — translation MKKINDAWNYISKPSTVSRLFSGFLCLSLFIMVFMPLDFNSDQLYPKADVQSQILKTPLAPYDRGGIPLEEPADVKSQYPENEPILGQITAYLTPLATWISQNTYYFGTTIVSTPGGILDEILYYTRGMDTVLESSTLLISFMVFGWLYVNRNRDEDENVDEIDNNL, via the coding sequence ATGAAAAAAATAAATGATGCTTGGAATTATATTTCAAAGCCAAGCACTGTTTCAAGATTATTTTCAGGGTTTCTTTGTTTATCTTTATTCATAATGGTTTTTATGCCACTTGATTTTAACAGTGACCAATTATACCCTAAAGCAGATGTTCAAAGTCAAATTTTAAAAACGCCTTTAGCACCTTATGATAGGGGCGGTATACCTCTCGAAGAGCCTGCAGACGTTAAATCTCAATATCCGGAAAATGAACCTATACTGGGACAAATAACTGCTTATTTAACTCCATTGGCGACGTGGATTTCTCAAAATACTTATTATTTTGGAACAACCATTGTTTCAACGCCTGGGGGAATATTGGACGAGATATTGTATTATACAAGAGGTATGGATACAGTTCTTGAATCTTCAACCCTTTTGATATCATTTATGGTATTTGGATGGTTATATGTGAATAGAAATAGAGATGAAGACGAAAATGTGGACGAAATTGACAATAATCTCTAA
- a CDS encoding EhaE family protein, whose protein sequence is MELVQYTMYTGYILLIIGTIGAVLGPMSKDPIKKLLNVEVPSVGLSLILLAYNHTLALMTFLAVNAAIGLVLIRAVIKTVENAEDYHEKNK, encoded by the coding sequence ATGGAGCTTGTGCAATATACGATGTATACTGGTTATATTTTATTAATAATCGGCACAATAGGAGCGGTACTTGGACCAATGTCAAAAGACCCCATAAAAAAACTTCTAAATGTAGAAGTTCCTTCTGTAGGTTTGAGTCTCATATTACTTGCATATAATCATACCTTAGCATTAATGACATTCTTAGCAGTTAATGCGGCAATTGGTCTTGTTTTAATCAGGGCAGTAATAAAAACAGTAGAAAATGCGGAGGACTATCATGAAAAAAATAAATGA
- a CDS encoding MFS transporter, whose translation MLSKENISKMMKYRWVMFAVLAIVYFFVYFHRTSLAVMAGDLMSTFGVGAGQIALLGSVYFYAYALMQIPSGVLADKYGPKKVVSIFTLVAALGALITGIATDFNMVILGRLLIGIGVAAVYIPIMKVLATWFRKNEFATQSGLMLAVGNIGALSAAAPLAMLNTSLGWQTVFLGLGVFSVLLAVLSYIFIKDKPSDKGFPTIAEVEALESGKEVSKIAVESQKAETPKAEDTIGIKDAMKMVIKEKSFWALGIWFFFFYGSLMAYQGLWAGPYFQDVLGWDKLNYAGLLMFIGFGLILGCPVAGYLADKVLKSRKKTLIIGTVLYTILWFAIWALTGVDNPLIYQVLYFLFGFFGGFFVVSYGQVKSLFPISIAGTSTAILNFFPFVGGAVLQQVCGAIIASYGITAAGGFTIAGYQTAWLTLAIGMVIATISVYFSKEKGL comes from the coding sequence ATGTTATCGAAAGAAAATATATCTAAAATGATGAAATACAGATGGGTAATGTTTGCAGTTCTTGCAATAGTTTATTTCTTTGTATATTTCCACAGAACGTCTCTTGCAGTTATGGCAGGAGATTTAATGAGTACTTTCGGCGTAGGTGCTGGACAAATTGCGTTATTAGGTTCAGTTTATTTCTACGCTTATGCTTTAATGCAAATACCTTCAGGTGTTTTAGCCGATAAATACGGGCCTAAAAAAGTTGTTTCAATATTTACGTTAGTTGCAGCATTAGGTGCTTTAATCACTGGTATAGCTACCGATTTTAATATGGTAATTTTAGGTAGGTTATTAATTGGTATTGGTGTAGCTGCGGTATATATTCCAATTATGAAGGTACTTGCAACCTGGTTCAGAAAAAACGAATTTGCCACACAAAGTGGTTTAATGTTGGCAGTAGGTAATATCGGTGCTTTATCAGCAGCGGCACCTTTGGCAATGTTAAACACATCATTAGGTTGGCAAACTGTATTTTTAGGATTAGGTGTTTTTTCAGTACTTTTAGCAGTATTGTCATACATATTTATTAAAGATAAGCCATCAGATAAGGGATTCCCTACAATTGCAGAAGTTGAAGCTTTGGAAAGTGGTAAAGAAGTTTCAAAAATCGCTGTAGAATCTCAAAAAGCTGAAACTCCTAAAGCTGAAGATACTATCGGTATCAAAGATGCTATGAAAATGGTTATTAAAGAAAAATCATTTTGGGCATTAGGTATTTGGTTCTTCTTTTTCTATGGGTCTTTAATGGCATATCAAGGTTTATGGGCAGGTCCTTACTTCCAAGATGTATTAGGTTGGGATAAATTAAATTATGCAGGACTTTTAATGTTTATAGGCTTTGGTCTTATCTTAGGATGTCCTGTTGCAGGATATTTGGCAGATAAAGTTTTAAAATCAAGAAAAAAGACATTAATAATTGGTACGGTACTTTATACAATATTATGGTTCGCAATATGGGCCTTAACAGGTGTTGATAATCCATTGATTTACCAAGTATTATACTTCTTATTTGGTTTCTTCGGTGGTTTCTTCGTTGTATCATATGGTCAGGTAAAATCATTGTTCCCTATATCCATTGCAGGTACTTCCACAGCTATATTAAACTTCTTCCCATTCGTAGGTGGTGCAGTGCTCCAACAGGTTTGTGGTGCAATAATTGCAAGCTATGGTATAACGGCAGCAGGTGGATTTACAATTGCAGGGTATCAAACAGCGTGGTTAACATTAGCAATTGGTATGGTAATAGCTACTATATCCGTTTATTTCTCAAAAGAGAAAGGATTATAA
- a CDS encoding EhaG family protein, with amino-acid sequence MPLDIVSMFYSNSIIVGIIVGVISLYAISREKWDVNMIILSDVVELAMLIIVASVGSDLAEALILPGLVVGMAELLAVSEIYISRKNIADEKITCKSKSRKSKLLEEFTIKGSPNLNVEFTKMQILKTSPKFIAVVLIIYGAILSGFTGGAVMASGLIYYLLSKRVIGEKISKADFLNIWDGFISFSGIAWALWVLGFLGFFIMPSKWSVFLLIAALGLVLKVGSKLGLIGQVWEP; translated from the coding sequence ATGCCACTCGACATTGTAAGTATGTTTTATAGTAATTCGATAATAGTAGGCATAATAGTAGGTGTTATCTCACTATACGCCATTTCTCGGGAAAAATGGGACGTAAATATGATAATACTCAGTGACGTCGTTGAATTGGCTATGTTAATTATTGTGGCGTCCGTAGGTTCTGACCTTGCTGAAGCTCTAATTCTTCCAGGTTTAGTTGTAGGTATGGCAGAATTATTGGCCGTTTCTGAAATATATATTTCCCGGAAAAATATTGCCGATGAAAAAATAACGTGTAAGTCAAAATCTCGAAAATCTAAGCTGTTAGAAGAGTTTACCATAAAAGGAAGCCCTAATTTGAACGTGGAATTTACTAAAATGCAAATCTTAAAGACAAGCCCTAAATTTATAGCAGTAGTTTTAATAATCTACGGGGCAATTTTAAGTGGTTTCACCGGTGGGGCAGTAATGGCATCAGGTTTGATATATTACTTATTATCTAAGCGAGTAATTGGTGAAAAGATATCTAAAGCGGACTTTTTAAATATCTGGGATGGTTTTATATCTTTTTCAGGTATTGCTTGGGCTTTATGGGTTTTGGGTTTTTTAGGATTTTTCATAATGCCTTCAAAATGGTCAGTATTCCTTTTAATAGCAGCTTTAGGATTGGTATTAAAGGTAGGCTCCAAATTAGGATTAATTGGTCAAGTATGGGAACCTTAG
- a CDS encoding DUF2109 domain-containing protein, producing MESLVILTIGFIGIICVARIFLTKSRALKLPILCCLNFAVAALIALYINSPMGALVSIIYFVFATLSSNAIAHTIGELDKFQDIDKFEKDDDEFFK from the coding sequence ATGGAAAGCTTAGTAATTCTAACAATAGGATTTATCGGGATAATTTGTGTCGCAAGGATATTCTTAACAAAAAGTAGGGCTTTAAAATTGCCAATACTTTGTTGTTTAAACTTTGCTGTTGCAGCATTAATTGCATTGTACATAAATTCCCCAATGGGTGCGTTAGTGTCCATAATTTACTTTGTATTTGCTACATTATCAAGTAATGCGATAGCTCATACAATAGGTGAATTAGATAAATTTCAAGATATTGATAAATTCGAAAAAGACGATGATGAATTTTTTAAATAA